The following proteins come from a genomic window of Takifugu rubripes chromosome 11, fTakRub1.2, whole genome shotgun sequence:
- the LOC101064479 gene encoding homeobox protein SEBOX, with amino-acid sequence MDLRALLGEQEDCKGVVGERALSSPEADRTAGVMEGQRKRKRTIFSRAQLSELEQAFAVTPYPDITLRESLAAHTHLPESKIQVWFQNRRARSIKTGRYPKTSHPVLGGRGVAPTPSGPLASSFLASANMFRQEQIHSSEDVQQMYPDWIQIYNHPVSSPSSSSALHQQPPPGCSKPSEPCLWEDDQQQRQHLAPPLASFLPGSFPPPGSRQPHHSSCSRSFQSFRNFKAPSGPHQAVYGAAVGGGHASVDQVVPSHPQSMYWEVTQGQGHPHAQVGPQTSMGYISDLIYNAAIVTNFLEF; translated from the exons ATGGATTTAAGAGCGTTATTAGGAGAACAGGAAGACTGTAAAG GGGTTGTGGGTGAGCGCGCGCTGTCCTCCCCGGAAGCGGACCGAACCGCCGGGGTGATGGAGGGTCAGAGGAAGCGGAAGAGGACCATCTTCAGCCGAGCTCAGCTCTCGGAGCTGGAACAAGCCTTCGCTGTGACTCCGTACCCGGACATCACCCTGAGGGAGAGCCTGGCGGCGCACACGCACCTGCCCGAGAGCAAAATACAG GTGTGGTTCCAAAACAGAAGAGCCAGAAGCATCAAGACTGGGAGATACCCGAAGACCTCCCACCCTGTCCTGGGAGGCAGAGGGGTCGCTCCGACTCCGTCTGGACCGCTGGCCTCTTCTTTCCTCGCCTCCGCCAACATGTTCAGGCAAGAGCAAATCCACAGCAGTGAGGATGTCCAACAGATGTACCCCGACTGGATCCAGATCTACAACCACCCGGTTTcatccccgtcctcttcctcggcTCTGCACCAGCAGCCCCCGCCAGGGTGCTCCAAGCCCTCAGAGCCGTGTCTCTGGGAGGAcgaccagcagcagcggcagcaccTGGCGCCCCCGCTGGCTAGCTTCCTTCCTGGCTCTTTCCCTCCGCCCGGCAGCCGGCAGCCCCACCACTCATCCTGTAGCCGCTCCTTCCAGAGCTTCAGGAACTTCAAAGCTCCGTCTGGGCCTCATCAGGCCGTGTACGGCGCCGCTGTGGGTGGGGGCCATGCCTCTGTGGACCAGGTGGTCCCCTCTCACCCTCAGTCGATGTACTGGGAGGTGACTCAGGGTCAAGGACACCCCCACGCACAGGTGGGCCCACAGACCTCCATGGGCTACATCTCAGACCTGATCTATAATGCTGCCATAGTCACAAACTTCCTGGAGTTCTGA
- the vma12 gene encoding transmembrane protein 199 has product MATALVVGDKFRNKVTQLLEKTDSALPPRLRDELMETLEKTEPTTLSFRTARKLKQYLQGEGHPFYLHELLEDSSLHLPEVVKPPRNPELVARLEKIKAKLANEEYKRITRNVNAQELNRSGTLSEIGLQVRSVKAVLVTVFNFLVTVAAAFACSYMGSQYLFSNTAARVLAAVIAASVVGLAELYVLVRTMEGELGEP; this is encoded by the exons ATAAATTCAGAAATAAAGTGACGCAGTTATTAGAAAAGACAGACTCGGCTCTTCCTCCGCGGTTGAGAGACGAACTGATGGAGACTCTTGAAAAAACAGAACCGACGACTCTGTCCTTTAGGACAGCAAGAAAACTGAAACAGTACCTTCAGGGGGAAG GGCATCCTTTCTACCTACATGAGTTACTGGAGGACAGCTCATTGCACCTGCCCGAGGTTGTAAAACCTCCCAGA AATCCAGAGCTTGTGGCACGTCTGGAGAAGATTAAAGCCAAACTTGCCAACGAGGAATACAAAAGAATCACACGCAATGTCAACGCTCAG GAACTCAACCGCAGTGGAACGCTTTCAGAAATCGGACTACAAG TGCGATCAGTCAAAGCAGTGTTGGTGACCGTATTCAACTTCCTGGTTACGGTGGCTGCAGCATTCGCCTGTTCCTACATGGGAAGTCAGTACCTGTTCTCAAACACAGCAGCG CGTGTTTTAGCGGCCGTGATCGCAGCATCTGTAGTCGGCCTGGCTGAGCTCTATGTGCTGGTCCGGACCATGGAGGGAGAACTGGGAGAGCCATAG